In a genomic window of Jaculus jaculus isolate mJacJac1 chromosome 8, mJacJac1.mat.Y.cur, whole genome shotgun sequence:
- the Rnase10 gene encoding inactive ribonuclease-like protein 10 codes for MAGCLVHLFCMLLLLLLSLGLGLHLAAAVIEDSDQPLNEFWFSDSQDKVETTEKQEDTRTTETLMLSNKEVAQPGWPEEAILSEDEVGGNSILRAEALYPSNKDHLGLDLNHQECNAMMIHKIKGDKHHCIDQYTFIHEEPSTAKAVCNSPVVACDLKGATCHKSPYPFDLTLCKLSKPGQVTPKCNYLTYIMKKVIIITCHHMEIQLTSVS; via the exons ATGGCTG GGTGTCTGGTACATCTCTTTTGcatgctgctgttgctgctgctcagCCTAGGGCTGGGCCTTCACCTAGCTGCAGCTGTCATAGAGGACAGTGACCAGCCTCTGAATGAGTTTTGGTTCAGTGACTCACAGGACAAAGTGGAGACCACTGAAAAGCAAGAGGACACCCGAACCACAGAAACCTTGATGCTTAGCAACAAAGAAGTGGCACAACCTGGCTGGCCAGAAGAGGCCATCCTCAGTGAAGATGAGGTTGGAGGAAACAGTATACTGAGGGCAGAGGCTCTCTATCCAAGCAACAAAGACCATCTTGGGCTTGATTTAAACCACCAGGAATGCAATGCCATGATGATACACAAGATAAAGGGGGACAAACACCATTGCATAGACCAGTACACTTTCATTCATGAAGAACCAAGCACAGCCAAAGCTGTCTGTAACAGTCCTGTGGTTGCCTGTGATCTCAAGGGGGCCACATGTCACAAAAGCCCCTATCCTTTTGATCTAACACTTTGCAAGTTGTCTAAACCAGGCCAGGTCACTCCTAAATGTAATTACCTAACTTACATTATGAAAAAGGTCATCATTATAACCTGTCATCACATGGAGATCCAGTTAACATCTGTATCATGA